The Phaseolus vulgaris cultivar G19833 chromosome 5, P. vulgaris v2.0, whole genome shotgun sequence genomic interval CACTCACCTTATGGCTCTAAGTAGAGCTGCAAGGTAAGCTTTATGAAAATCTACTCGTTTGAAATCTTGTAGTAGATCATTCACTGTCTCATCCGGTTTGGGTGGTGATGAATATCCTGAAACAATTTTCATGTGGTCATCCGTAAGTTATTAACTAATaccttcacaaaaacaaccctCAATAGTTAAGGTTCCTTGTCCCTTGATGCAAGGTAAAATGTTTGAGATTACATTACTCATTCATTGGTCAAGCAAGCAACAACccaggaaaataaaaaaatgggaGAAAATGAGATCATGAAAGGCATATAGTTTTAGCTCACCATTTTCTGTAATATACATGGGCCTGTTATGGTATCTTATCTTGATGTAGTCTACAATCTTCTCAAGGCCACTGGGAACCACAAAGAACCTTGGGTTTCCTGTCTACttgaataaaagaaaatgtatCACAGATTATGTtgaatttttttcctttatcaAACATTTAAGTAAACAGTATAACACAATGGTTTGAGCAGATGGAGGACACAGTAGAACCTGATCACCAATAGGAATGCCATCTCTTATTCCGGTTGTTTCTACAAAGCCTCTTATTGGACGATCTGCTCCTATAGGACAAGCAGAGAGGGAGCAGTCCTTGGCATAAAGAGTTCCATAGTTATTGATGCCAATGAAGTCAGAGCTTCCTTTTATGAGATTCTTCTCCTCATGAGAGAATTTTGGCAACTGGCTTCCAAGAATAGAGCGCATTTCAGCAGGGTACTCACCAAAAACCAAGGGATCTAAGCACCTACAAAATATCAGAATTTTCTTGTGCTGCTAATCTTTTCATTAATAAAGTacataataatttatgataGTACTTACTAACCAACTTACCAGGATACAACAAAAGACAATACTCTTTTCACAGCTTGTCTATCATATTCTTCGTCTCTAAGAGGTTCATACATGAAGGTATGAGCAACAATGCCAATGACTCCACCTTGCTTTTCCTGGATTAGTTTATCAATTAGAAGCCCATCTTAGCCTTTAATCCTTTCTCCCCTACTAGAAAATGTGACAACAAATACCTGAAAATGCTTCCGGTACAACTCAACAGCCTTGGCATGTGAAAGTAACATATTGTGCATGGCAATGAGAGGCTCAACATCAGAGTTACCAGCAGAGCAATTTCCAAAAGGTGGGGAGCAGTGACCAGGGGGATATGTTCCTCTTATAAAGGCAAAGTCTGCAATTAGGTTTGGTTCATTGATGGTAGTCCAGTACTTAATCCTGTCTCCAAAGCTCTTGAAACAAATTTCAGCAAAGTAAACAAAATCTCTCCTACAATAAAAGAATACACGATTTTCAAAGGTTTACAGTAAACTTAGCTTAAGTTTCAGGCTTCAGTTATGCTGAGGAATTCATCAGCTTAGAGGGCAATTTCTTAGAAAAAGTGGCAAATTTCCAAAATTTCTAGCATTTATATCATAGGGCTGAAATAGTAAGATCAGCGCATTTACTGTATCAGGGGACTAAGCCAACCACCATATTGTTCTTCCAGTTCTCGTGGCAAGTCATGATGGTGAATTGTCACAAATGGCTCAATCCCTGGAGTAAGCACACCATCTTCAGACTTAGGTACAACTTAGGATAATGTCATGCGgttataaacataaatattaaatatgaagtTCCATAAAACAACTGTAGTTTTCTTTTCTAGGGAGAGTTAGTTCTTGTGTCTTGCCAAAAGTGAATGTCATCAATCTGAAGTCAAAACAAAGTAGCATTATTGTGGAATATAAAGAACAACGTGGGCAATTTTACTTCACCTCTAAGCAGCAGATTGTCTATGATTTTGTTGTAGAACTTTATTCCACTTGGATTTATGTCCCCATATATCCCTCCTGTTAATGAAGACCAAATTGATCAGAATATTTTTGATGAAAGATCAAAAGAACTATTTATGtgtattattgttaattacttACTAGGTAGAATCCTTGTCCATGAAATAGAAAATCGATACACGTTAATCCCAAGAGAGGACATCAACTTGATGTCTTCCTGTCAGTAAGAAGGACACTGATTAAGTAAGTCAACGATGCTATATTATAACAAAGAAAGGTAAAATATGAAGCTGATATTTACCGAATATAGATGATAATGATCATCTGCAATGTCACCATTCTCATCATTGCTTATCTTTCCTGAAAATTTATCAAATTCCATGATGATCATTCAGGTTCATCATCATAATTTCATAACTTTATGCACAACAAGAAATGAAGATAGACTTTTCATATTCCACCGACACAATTTACCTGGAATATGACTAAAAACATCCCAGTTGCTTAACCCCTTTCCATCTTCAAGAGGTGCTCCCTCAATCTTTTATgttcagaagaaaaaaatgaaaacccccattataaaaacagcaacttttaaatatttcagAAACTGAAAAGGAAAAGTAAGGAACCTGTAACTCCAACAAAGTTGGTATATTTCAGGGAAAAAGTTTATAGAAACTCCAACGTTAATTTGAAGGCAGGGAAAGGTAAAGTAAAAGATTTACCTGGTAGGAGGAAGTGGATGCTCCGAAGAGGAACCCTTTTGGGAATTGAGATCTGCTGATTCCATCTTCTAACCCAAGACAATTTTGGACATGAGAAGAAACACTGCAAAGTAGTATCAACAAAAGAGCCAGTTGTTTTTCCAACATAATCGCTTTTGTCTGCTAGTGTTAGCCAAAATGTTGAAAAGATAACATAACTGAATCACGTGGCTCACCAAATTCTGTTGTTTAATAATGACATATCATATGATTCAGAAAACGTCTCTCTGCTAAATAATTCCCATAATTCTTTAACTACCATTATTATTTGCCGCCATTGTGGATGATTAGGAAGATGATTTAAGTGAGTGAATTTGTAGTGATTTAAGAGAAAAGTGGaaagaaagtgaggttgtttgaaTTAAGATATGTTAGATTATACTTGTGAGAAAAGTTGATTGAAGTTTATGAATAATATGATAGTCATtaagaaattaagaaatttttattgtttttaaaatgtattaagaaattaagaaatttttattgtttttaaaatgtataaaatataagCTTGTAAATTTacctttctttaaaaaatatttaaataataaaatatgaatttttttttaaacttgatttaattaaaattttataaatacatataaaatatatttttataaaataaaattaaaattaaaaattaatttttattattgttaatattattatttaataaatttattttaattattattaaatatgtaattatatttatattttttttattattgtttataatttattattattattattattataaaaattattttaattactattattatttataatttttttactttttttatatattattcctattttaaattttaaatatattattattatttcatagtttttacattttatacCGACCAGTCATCGGACCTCGAGAACTGGAATGGGGAGtcacgtaagctgggtcccacaaGCGGTATAAGCTAGCGTGTCGAATAGTCGTCAGACGTCGACCACAAAGGAGGGCCGAAGAGTCATTAGGTATACAGGAGGGCCGATGACTCCTCAGGCAGTGACACAACAAATGGGGTCGCGAGAGGTGGGTCCCAGAAGAACATATCAGTTATCAGTAAAAGCACCCAAAGATAAGGGGAAGCCCTAGGTCACGAAGAGTTCATGTGTGGTGTGAATAGTGCATTCAGGCGCAACACAAGTAAAGAACCAcgggaggcgctaaggcccattagggttatgATTTTCAGGGGTAGGTTGCAtacatggcacgtgaatacttagggtaCCCAAAGAACAGGGCCCCCAGGAGGGTTGGTGCATGATTTGGTACCTTGGTGGCCATCCTGTTAATTGTTGCACTCCAGTCAAGGGCAATCCTACGTGCTAGATTACGCTAAGACTGTGTAATAGCGGCGTGAGGACGTGACTCCAACAACCCTACTTATCACGTATATAAGGGTGTTGAAAACCCTAAGATGGTACAAAATTCTAAGTTTAGAATTATTACACACGCATACGGTTTTTGCTGccccagtattgacttgagcgttggaatGTAAACAGCCGCTAGGGCGtcccctttgtctttgtaggtACAAGGTGCTTCGATCTAAGAAAGCGCGAATCCGGGCGGGCGTAAGATCGTCgttagagtcaaccggcgagaacacatttatattattattattatataaatatttttattttattactattatattattataattaattattttatttatatttatattttataatacatataaaatattattttatacgtgcaaaaaaaattaattcaggGTAATTTTAACATTTCAATGGTATgatgtaaatttttttactttttcattcCCTTTCCTCGCTTGGCACAAGGGATGGATTTTTTCCCTCTCCCTCAAATCACTATTTTTCAATCCTCACAGTTGACTAGAAACAAAtgaatttttgttgttgtttttttatccGAGTAAATAGTGTTAACTTGAATGCTAGTAGTATTGATTTGAGAGAAAAGTGTAAAGAaattgaggttgtttggattaaagtaGGTTAAAATAGAtttgtgagaaaagtttattaaaGTTAAATGATATGATAGTTGTTAggggatttttattttttttaaatgtctaaaatg includes:
- the LOC137835284 gene encoding beta-glucosidase 18-like isoform X1, whose amino-acid sequence is MLEKQLALLLILLCSVSSHVQNCLGLEDGISRSQFPKGFLFGASTSSYQIEGAPLEDGKGLSNWDVFSHIPGKISNDENGDIADDHYHLYSEDIKLMSSLGINVYRFSISWTRILPRGIYGDINPSGIKFYNKIIDNLLLRGIEPFVTIHHHDLPRELEEQYGGWLSPLIQRDFVYFAEICFKSFGDRIKYWTTINEPNLIADFAFIRGTYPPGHCSPPFGNCSAGNSDVEPLIAMHNMLLSHAKAVELYRKHFQEKQGGVIGIVAHTFMYEPLRDEEYDRQAVKRVLSFVVSWCLDPLVFGEYPAEMRSILGSQLPKFSHEEKNLIKGSSDFIGINNYGTLYAKDCSLSACPIGADRPIRGFVETTGIRDGIPIGDQTGNPRFFVVPSGLEKIVDYIKIRYHNRPMYITENGYSSPPKPDETVNDLLQDFKRVDFHKAYLAALLRAIRKGADVRGYMIWSLMDNFEWASGYGIRYGLYYVNRDTLERIPKLSVQWFSSFLNNTINTSKQDLSEQYVRSKDAMTFGFKVI
- the LOC137835284 gene encoding probable inactive beta-glucosidase 14 isoform X2 translates to MSSLGINVYRFSISWTRILPRGIYGDINPSGIKFYNKIIDNLLLRGIEPFVTIHHHDLPRELEEQYGGWLSPLIQRDFVYFAEICFKSFGDRIKYWTTINEPNLIADFAFIRGTYPPGHCSPPFGNCSAGNSDVEPLIAMHNMLLSHAKAVELYRKHFQEKQGGVIGIVAHTFMYEPLRDEEYDRQAVKRVLSFVVSWCLDPLVFGEYPAEMRSILGSQLPKFSHEEKNLIKGSSDFIGINNYGTLYAKDCSLSACPIGADRPIRGFVETTGIRDGIPIGDQTGNPRFFVVPSGLEKIVDYIKIRYHNRPMYITENGYSSPPKPDETVNDLLQDFKRVDFHKAYLAALLRAIRKGADVRGYMIWSLMDNFEWASGYGIRYGLYYVNRDTLERIPKLSVQWFSSFLNNTINTSKQDLSEQYVRSKDAMTFGFKVI